In Acidobacteriota bacterium, a single genomic region encodes these proteins:
- a CDS encoding site-specific integrase, with amino-acid sequence WGEVRWAEWPEIDPAARIWTVPESRMKTKREHRVPLCGRAVEILEEARTLEDGAVRLIFTRGGGKPLGSGRLRKLLRWNKVEAAYRRTDLFERRRRLMEDWSSYLAGESRSRASVGLR; translated from the coding sequence GGTGGGGCGAGGTGCGGTGGGCCGAGTGGCCGGAGATCGATCCGGCGGCAAGGATATGGACGGTTCCCGAATCCCGCATGAAGACCAAGCGGGAGCACCGGGTGCCGCTGTGTGGCCGGGCGGTGGAGATTCTGGAGGAAGCCCGGACGCTGGAGGATGGAGCCGTCCGGTTGATCTTCACGCGGGGGGGCGGAAAGCCCCTCGGCTCCGGCCGGTTGCGCAAACTGCTGCGGTGGAACAAGGTCGAGGCGGCGTACCGGCGCACGGACCTGTTCGAGCGCCGGCGCCGTCTCATGGAGGACTGGTCGAGCTATCTGGCTGGCGAGAGTCGGTCTCGGGCGTCCGTCGGG